From Atribacterota bacterium:
AGGAGTATCTCTTTCAAAGCTTTGTAATTCTCAATGATACCGTTGTGGACTAAAGCAATGGTTCTTTTGCAGTCACAGTGTGGATGGGCGTTGTGGTCGGAGGGAATGCCGTGAGTGGCCCACCGGGTATGACCGATACCAAAAAAGGTCGAACAATCTTTCCCTTCCAGTTCCTGTTCCAGTTCTTTTATTTTTCCTTTTTTGCGAAAGATTTGCAAGGTTCCCTTTTCCACGACGGCAATCCCCGCTGAGTCATAACCCCGGTACTCCAGTCTCTTTAAACCTTGCACCAGAAGGGGAATGGCATTTCGTTGACCAACGTATCCGATAATTCCACACATAGTGTCCTCCTCCGAAAACGGTGTTTTCTCTTTGAGCTTACTACAAAGAGGGACACTATGACAAGGATGGTATGTGGGTTGGTGCGTTAAAAAGAGAGCGTGGCTAAACGCAGGGTCTGATAGAGTTCGTCCAGGTCTTTTCCCTTGACCAGGTACGCAAAGGCTCCTAAACGCAGAGCGTATTCCCGGTACTCTTCGTACATGCTCAGCATAACTACAGGAAGTGGCAGGCTCTTGCGGATTTTTTCTAAAAGGAGAAGTCCATCGGAATCACCCAGACGGACATCCAGAACCACCACATCGGGTTTGGTGCGTTTCAGCTTGGAAATGATTCCCTTCCCCTGCAAACTCTTCCCCACCACCTCGAGGTCTCCCTGTCGCTCCAGAAGAAACTGCAAGCTATCGAGGAGGAACGGATTGTCATCCACCAGAAATACTCTGACTGTTTTTTCTTGAGTTAACATTTCGGACACCAGGATTCTCCTTCCTTGGGAAATAGTATAAGCATAGTCCTTTATTTTGACTATAGGACGATTTTCCTAATTTTTTCCTTGACGGATTCCTAATTTTCTTCTACTGTAGAGGAAGGTATGACGGAAAAGATTTTTTACCTGGCTCCAGAGCAGATGTCATTGGAAACCCTCGTGTCAAAGGTGAAAAAAAGAGAGGGAAGGGTTGCTCTTTCCTTTCCCCAGACTATTTTTTTCCCCGAAGGAGGAGGACAGCCTGCTGACCGGGGCATGATTCGGGGAGAACGCTGGTGGATGGAAGTGGAAGATGTGAGCGAAGAAGGCGGAGAAATTTGGCACTGGGGAAAGATGCAGGGGCGGGAACCAGAAGAGGGCGAAAAGGTATTCATGCGTGTCGATGAGGAATGGCGTCGTATGATGTGTGAACAGCATACCGCCCAACACCTGTTCTCGGCTATCTTGGAACGGGATTATGCGCTCTCCACCACTGGTTTTTCCATTTTGCCTGATCGGATTAAAATTGAAATTCCTTGCCGGGATGATTTATCCCCTACCGTGCTTCAAGAAGCTGAAACCAAAGTGCGGGCATTCATCCGTAAACGCCTTCCGGTTTCCATATACTGGGAAAATTCATCCATGCGCATTGTGGAGATTCCGGGACTGGATCGGAATCCCTGTGGAGGATTACACGTCAGTGATACAGGATACATTGGCTCCTTCGCCATTTTGCGGTTTTACCGTAAAAACAGAGATTTCTGGCGCATTGAGTTTTTGGCGGGAGGAAAACTGGAAAGAGCTTTTCGCCAAATGATGGAAACGGTGGACACCCTCCACACCATGCTGGGAAATAACCTTGTGGAGGGGACATTGACCCTTCTTGAAAAAAAGGATGCTTAGAGGAAGAGGTACGAAAATTACGGCAGGAACTGAACGAAGTGCGGGCTTTGCTTCTTGAAAATCAGGCTGAGGCAAGAGAAACAGGGAAATTCATTGTTCGATGCCTTTCCTACGATTTTGAGGACATACGAGCGATTGCGAAGAAGCTTCAAGAAAAGGATATTTCCTGTCTTCTCTGGAACGAAAGGGGGCAGCTTGTTTCTCATGCCCTTTCACCTTCCTGGGGGGAAAGAATGGGAGCGCTTCTTGCCGAATGTGGCTTTCGGGGAACCCGGACCCCACATTTTGCCCAGGGGAAAGTTGAAAACGTATCCCAATTGTTCGAGTTTGTGAAAGGGATGGAATAGGAAAGCCCGGACATGTCCGGGCTTTCCTTAGATTTTAAACTGCCTTAAATCTTCCTCCAAATTATGGGCCATTTTCACGATTTCTCCCACTGTTTCGTGGACTTCCTGCAGGGCGGCATTTTCTTCTTCTGAGGATGCAGCCACTTCCTCGGCGGAAGCGGCATTCTCTTCCGAAATGGAAGCGACGTTGCTGAGTTTCTCAAAGACCTCTTCGCTCATTTCCACCACCTTCTGGGTACGACCCTGGTTGGTCTGAGCAATCTGGTTGACTTCCTGAATGAGGGCTTCAATGCTCCGAGCTGCTTCTTCCACCACCCCGAAGGAAGAGATGATTTTTTCCGTTTCCTCCACTACCACTTCGTTGGCCTTGTAGATGTCGCTGAAGGCTTGCCTCGCTCGGTGCACTGCTTTCTGGCCTCCTTCTACCTTACTCTGGCTTTCCGCCATAGATTGCACGGCCTTTTCCGCTTCCTTCTGGATTTCGGTGATAAGGTCAGCGATTCGTTGTGCCGCTTGAGCCGAATTTTCAGCCAGTTTCCGTACTTCTTCTGCCACCACGGCGAATCCTCTTCCCGCTTCTCCCGCTCGGGCGGCTTCGATGGCGGCGTTGAGCGAAAGGAGGTTGGTCTGTTCGGCAATGCTTCCAATGAGGTCGGTGATGCTCCCGATTTCCTGGGAGCTCTTCCCCAGGTTCTTTACCACTTCACCCACTCCTACTACTGACTCTTGAATCTTCTCCATGGCCTGTACCACTTCCTGCAGCGTCTTCTGCCCCTCTTCGCTGGCGGAAAAGGCGGAAGAAGCCGCATTCTTCACTTCGGTGATGTTCCCGGCGGTGAGGTTGATGTTTTCCACGACT
This genomic window contains:
- a CDS encoding response regulator transcription factor codes for the protein MLTQEKTVRVFLVDDNPFLLDSLQFLLERQGDLEVVGKSLQGKGIISKLKRTKPDVVVLDVRLGDSDGLLLLEKIRKSLPLPVVMLSMYEEYREYALRLGAFAYLVKGKDLDELYQTLRLATLSF
- a CDS encoding alanyl-tRNA editing protein translates to MTEKIFYLAPEQMSLETLVSKVKKREGRVALSFPQTIFFPEGGGQPADRGMIRGERWWMEVEDVSEEGGEIWHWGKMQGREPEEGEKVFMRVDEEWRRMMCEQHTAQHLFSAILERDYALSTTGFSILPDRIKIEIPCRDDLSPTVLQEAETKVRAFIRKRLPVSIYWENSSMRIVEIPGLDRNPCGGLHVSDTGYIGSFAILRFYRKNRDFWRIEFLAGGKLERAFRQMMETVDTLHTMLGNNLVEGTLTLLEKKDA